In Oryza sativa Japonica Group chromosome 2, ASM3414082v1, the following are encoded in one genomic region:
- the LOC9271190 gene encoding uncharacterized protein isoform X2 — MKDLQPCHAESGPIYSHAMRNQGAVALLVWRCTGKMEMVQDIDITTTWTGKSYEASCCWCKWTCNQIKCPVMRRKRWPGQPRSRPMCLQSAAKWKLEQPDVSESMHCLNHELASPSLIRSLPST, encoded by the exons ATGAAAG ATCTACAGCCATGCCATGCTGAGTCAGGTCCGATCTACAGCCATGCCATGCGGAATCAG GGTGCCGTTGctctcctggtttggag ATGTACAgggaaaatggaaatggtacAG GACATCGACATAACTACTACATGGACAGGGAAGAGTTATGAG GCTTCTTGCTGTTGGTGCAAATGGACTTGCAATCAAATCAAATGCCCTGTCATGAGAAGGAAGAGGTGGCCTGGCCAGCCGAGGTCGCGACCGATGTGCTTGCAATCAGCGGCAAAGTGGAAGCTAGAGCAGCCGGATGTCAGCGAGAGCATGCACTGCCTCAATCATGAGCTTGCATCGCCGAGCTTAATTCGGAGTCTGCCATCAACATAG
- the LOC9271190 gene encoding uncharacterized protein isoform X1, producing the protein MPLACCWCLHLPNSRSISSDLQPCHAESGPIYSHAMRNQGAVALLVWRCTGKMEMVQDIDITTTWTGKSYEASCCWCKWTCNQIKCPVMRRKRWPGQPRSRPMCLQSAAKWKLEQPDVSESMHCLNHELASPSLIRSLPST; encoded by the exons ATGCCACTTGCCTGCTGCTGGTGCCTCCATCTCCCTAACTCACGGAGCATTTCTTCAGATCTACAGCCATGCCATGCTGAGTCAGGTCCGATCTACAGCCATGCCATGCGGAATCAG GGTGCCGTTGctctcctggtttggag ATGTACAgggaaaatggaaatggtacAG GACATCGACATAACTACTACATGGACAGGGAAGAGTTATGAG GCTTCTTGCTGTTGGTGCAAATGGACTTGCAATCAAATCAAATGCCCTGTCATGAGAAGGAAGAGGTGGCCTGGCCAGCCGAGGTCGCGACCGATGTGCTTGCAATCAGCGGCAAAGTGGAAGCTAGAGCAGCCGGATGTCAGCGAGAGCATGCACTGCCTCAATCATGAGCTTGCATCGCCGAGCTTAATTCGGAGTCTGCCATCAACATAG
- the LOC9271190 gene encoding uncharacterized protein isoform X3, with product MRNQGAVALLVWRCTGKMEMVQDIDITTTWTGKSYEASCCWCKWTCNQIKCPVMRRKRWPGQPRSRPMCLQSAAKWKLEQPDVSESMHCLNHELASPSLIRSLPST from the exons ATGCGGAATCAG GGTGCCGTTGctctcctggtttggag ATGTACAgggaaaatggaaatggtacAG GACATCGACATAACTACTACATGGACAGGGAAGAGTTATGAG GCTTCTTGCTGTTGGTGCAAATGGACTTGCAATCAAATCAAATGCCCTGTCATGAGAAGGAAGAGGTGGCCTGGCCAGCCGAGGTCGCGACCGATGTGCTTGCAATCAGCGGCAAAGTGGAAGCTAGAGCAGCCGGATGTCAGCGAGAGCATGCACTGCCTCAATCATGAGCTTGCATCGCCGAGCTTAATTCGGAGTCTGCCATCAACATAG
- the LOC136355334 gene encoding uncharacterized protein: protein MMAMVALECGDDRAKGGVMSRLAESSRSRGHVAGRPVRRHLGARLSALPPLAAAASTATLGFEGGALQQGRRHCATMVMMALVPGGQEGREETSLRDPDAAAAAAGSCTIVGSRQCRPLTSSVPRHPSPFTTVTLFPYLCPRFIWVLVREFLLIRVHISVLQFCSGKAISNFR, encoded by the coding sequence ATGATGGCCATGGTGGCTCTCGAGTGTGGAGACGACAGGGCGAAGGGTGGAGTGATGTCGAGGCTAGCGGAATCAAGCAGATCTAGaggccacgtcgccggccggcctGTCCGTCGCCACCTAGGCGCTCGCCTCTCAGCCCTCCCGCCTTTAGCTGCTGCCGCGTCGACTGCCACCTTAGGATTTGAAGGTGGTGCTCTACAACAGGGACGGCGCCACTGTGCCACCATGGTCATGATGGCCCTGGTCCCTGGAGGTCAGGAGGGCAGGGAGGAGACCTCGCTCCGtgaccccgacgccgccgccgccgccgccggttccTGCACCATCGTGGGCTCGCGGCAATGTCGCCCCCTTACATCTTCTGTGCCGCGCCATCCATCACCATTCACCACGGTCACTCTGTTTCCATATCTATGTCCACGGTTCATTTGGGTTCTGGTAAGGGAGTTCCTACTCATCCGAGTCCACATTTCGGTTCTTCAGTTTTGTTCCGGTAAGGCAATTTCTAATTTTCGTTGA
- the LOC107276619 gene encoding fucosyltransferase 6, which yields MQSNQITPPFSSPSSLLPYLICEQFPGSTWTLPEGDFPFSGIRGFNACTRESLGNALRRGNALPETHYRHGCTCTCSTTYFNRNGNEPRFFCDDGLDALWRVDWMVLLSDNYFVLGLFLVSRIERVLPRMFPCHDAAFHLLGRYLLHPRNVRTSCPVCSRSSTLPLPESSRAARPGRRKPVLVVSLHGAYSERIKDLYYEQDIAGRESMSVFQPTHLDRQQSGEKLHNQEEEEEYDKWGQGYF from the exons ATGCAGAGTAACCAAATTACCCCTCCTTTCTCTTCCCcatcctctcttcttccttatCTCATCTGCGAGCAATTCCCGGGCTCAACGTGGACACTACCGGAGGGGGACTTCCCGTTTTCCGGCATCCGGGGCTTCAACGCGTGCACCCGCGAGAGCCTCGGCAACGCGCTGCGGCGCGGCAACGCGCTGCCCGAGACCCACTACCGCCATGGATGTACATGCACCTGCAGCACGACGTACTTCAACCGCAACGGCAATGAGCCGCGCTTCTTCTGCGACGACGGGCTGGACGCATTGTGGCGCGTCGACTGGATGGTGCTCCTCTCCGACAACTACTTCGTGCTCGGACTGTTCCTGGTCTCGCGCATCGAGCGCGTGCTGCCGCGGATGTTCCCGTGCCACGATGCTGCGTTCCACCTCCTCGGCCGCTACCTGCTCCACCCGAGGAACGTG AGAACATCCTGCCCCGTGTGCAGCAGGAGCTCAACTTTACCACTGCCGGAGAGCagccgggcggcgcggccggggagGCGCAAGCCGGTGCTCGTCGTGTCGCTACATGGCGCCTACTCCGAGAGGATCAAGGACCTATACTACGAGCAGGACATAGCAGGCAGGGAATCCATGAGCGTGTTCCAGCCGACGCACTTGGACCGGCAACAGTCCGGGGAGAAGCTGCACAaccaggaggaagaggaagaatatGACAAGTGGGGTCAGGGGTATTTTTGA
- the LOC4329275 gene encoding cocosin 1 — MASMSTILPLCLGLLLFFQVSMAQFSFGGSPLQSPRGFRGDQDSRHQCRFEHLTALEATHQQRSEAGFTEYYNIEARNEFRCAGVSVRRLVVESKGLVLPMYANAHKLVYIVQGRGVFGMALPGCPETFQSVRSPFEQEVATAGEAQSSIQKMRDEHQQLHQFHQGDVIAVPAGVAHWLYNNGDSPVVAFTVIDTSNNANQLDPKRREFFLAGKPRSSWQQQSYSYQTEQLSRNQNIFAGFSPDLLSEALSVSKQTVLRLQGLSDPRGAIIRVENGLQALQPSLQVEPVKEEQTQAYLPTKQLQPTWLRSGGACGQQNVLDEIMCAFKLRKNIDNPQSSDIFNPHGGRITRANSQNFPILNIIQMSATRIVLQNNALLTPHWTVNAHTVMYVTAGQGHIQVVDHRGRSVFDGELHQQQILLIPQNFAVVVKARREGFAWVSFKTNHNAVDSQIAGKASILRALPVDVVANAYRLSREDSRHVKFNRGDEMAVFAPRRGPQQYAEWQINEK; from the exons ATGGCTTCCATGTCTACCATTCTTCCATTGTGCCTTGGCCTCCTTCTCTTCTTCCAAGTGTCCATGGCACAATTTTCATTTGGGGGAAGCCCACTTCAGAGCCCACGTGGATTTAGGGGAGACCAAGATAGTCGTCATCAATGTCGTTTTGAGCACCTCACCGCCCTTGAGGCAACACACCAGCAGAGATCTGAAGCTGGATTCACTGAGTACTACAACATTGAGGCAAGAAATGAGTTCCGTTGTGCCGGAGTGAGCGTGAGGCGCTTAGTCGTCGAGAGCAAGGGCTTAGTTTTACCAATGTATGCTAATGCTCACAAGCTTGTCTACATCGTCCAAG GTCGGGGAGTGTTTGGGATGGCACTGCCTGGTTGTCCAGAGACGTTCCAGTCAGTTAGGTCTCCCTTTGAGCAAGAGGTGGCAACAGCTGGTGAGGCTCAATCATCAATCCAAAAAATGAGAGACGAGCACCAGCAACTTCACCAATTCCACCAAGGTGATGTAATCGCAGTGCCAGCTGGAGTAGCCCACTGGCTATATAACAATGGTGATTCTCCTGTGGTTGCTTTCACTGTCATCGACACCAGCAACAATGCCAACCAGCTCGATCCTAAAAGAAGG GAGTTTTTCTTGGCTGGAAAGCCTAGAAGTAGCTGGCAGCAGCAATCGTACTCATACCAGACAGAACAACTGAGCAGAAATCAGAACATCTTTGCTGGGTTCAGCCCAGATTTACTTTCTGAAGCCCTGAGTGTGAGCAAGCAAACTGTGTTGAGGCTCCAAGGCCTGAGTGACCCAAGAGGTGCCATCATTAGAGTTGAAAATGGGCTCCAGGCACTGCAGCCCTCTCTCCAAGTTGAGCCAGTGAAAGAGGAACAAACCCAAGCTTACTTGCCAACCAAGCAGCTACAGCCCACCTGGTTGCGAAGTGGTGGAGCTTGCGGCCAGCAAAATGTCCTAGATGAAATTATGTGTGCATTTAAGTTGAGGAAGAACATAGACAACCCACAATCCAGTGACATATTTAACCCCCATGGTGGAAGGATCACAAGGGCCAATAGCCAGAATTTCCCAATACTCAATATCATCCAGATGAGTGCCACCAGAATCGTTCTCCAAAAT AATGCCTTGCTTACTCCTCATTGGACGGTAAACGCACACACGGTGATGTACGTGACCGCTGGCCAAGGGCACATCCAGGTGGTGGATCACCGTGGTAGGAGTGTCTTTGATGGTGAGCTTCACCAACAGCAGATCTTGTTGATCCCACAGAACTTTGCAGTGGTGGTGAAGGCTCGACGTGAAGGATTTGCATGGGTATCCTTCAAGACCAATCACAATGCTGTCGACAGTCAGATCGCAGGGAAGGCCTCCATTCTTCGTGCTCTACCCGTTGACGTGGTCGCCAATGCTTATAGGCTTTCAAGGGAGGACTCTAGGCATGTAAAGTTCAACCGCGGCGATGAGATGGCTGTCTTTGCTCCGAGGCGTGGGCCGCAACAGTATGCTGAGTGGCAGATCAACGAGAAGTAA